A single genomic interval of Passer domesticus isolate bPasDom1 chromosome 26, bPasDom1.hap1, whole genome shotgun sequence harbors:
- the LOC135286310 gene encoding basic proline-rich protein-like — protein sequence MFNCCSHGTLLHFGLQSSRLNICYYHQDLHLRRLHPGPRPRLRGAPQRPSYSSRPSPRGHRTAGDGRINQHLFWALMSVGIGRLNPAFGSSRSASSAYQKWPTEHSHSTARLHASEPAPLPIETAPGAGGPGPRTPARNAALRGRRPPRGATPPATAPPTGGEEGAAAVLSLGPGIRRDLLPGGSNTRQPLARRRATCPPEAFPADPEPVAAHRRGGNAPGQGRPPAGRRSPHRPAPPGPPPRTELRRRTGRRGRPADGRLFLPPCRPSRPAPTAAPAGARAPGDEEGRTGGRGAENGRPHPVSENRKGSAAETAPKDAGRAARGGLGGDRDERTTAPSRAGDRDRGGPAKEEGVTTPVPRPSRPTRARQHGTVPAGYPPADSRPHGGEARGRGPRLAPPLGPLSLSALGGARSTPSLSRSLPGRRHRTAARPRRGRAPPQRLAPGAGSYGALPESAFRGTKALRGRPRPRRRPPGRRERIEAAEGNRSPRRAPTAFPPGTGRPPPPPPTAGNGPARRPQPRRRGGPRTAIDRQATLRQAETPPRVPFFGGGPGARARPGLRAEGQHGARRTAGGTAARPTSIARDDTHAHAAGGTTAVGPRTRRLPFAAPRRGRLSPAALQRSRRHAPTTAPPARPPREPLPSERPATGGRTPSPVPEADATETRAGAAGARGRPGGGPAAAAAALPGPPQPRRAVGAPSPGHAPGGRRTAPSRGATPARRAPTRRPGGEAPPRLPARPPFGPHAAGKGDGNATGEARAGTADGAGGRRPAGRPRPPGREGGTLAERRRRRSARGRPRSRASADGGTAERSPQTGWGGGRAGDVRRTAPPVRSRRRPSRGEARPRQGESGQGESAAGAGGRNPAAEERQRARALCRHRPGFEGSGSAGPAARPRAAASPPRPGRREGGAGRPSPARRGYPPPARAAETTAAAGARPVATDTTAGDRRERLPTPQWRRATARRTPAAAGTAAAAAAGRAEPPESLNRRPARRAPFGPRGV from the exons ATGTTCAACTGCTGTTCACATGGAACCCTGCTCCACTTCGGCCTTCAAAGCTCTCGTTTGAATATTTGCTACTACCACCAAGATCTGCACCTGCGGCGGCTCCACCCGGGCCCACGCCCCAGGCTTCGAGGCGCACCGCAGCGGCCCTCCTACTCGTCGCGGCCTAGCCCCCGCGGGCATCGCACTGCCGGCGACGGCCGG ATCAACCAACACCTTTTCTGGGCTCTGATGAGCGTCGGCATCGGGCGCCTTAACCCGGCGTTCGGTTCATCCCGCAGCGCCAGTTCTGCTTACCAAAAGTGGCCCACTGAGCACTCGCATTCCACGGCGCGGCTCCACGCCAGCGAGCCGGCCCCCTTACCCATTGAAA CGGCGCCGGgggccggcgggcccggcccccgcaCCCCCGCGCGAAACGCCGCGCTGCGAGGACGCCGCCCCCCGAGGGGGGCGACGCCCCCCGCCACGGCGCCGCCGACGGGGGGGGAGGAGGGCGCGGCGGCGGTCCTCTCCCTCGGCCCCGGGATTCGGCGAGACCTGCTGCCCGGGGGCTCTAACACCCGGCAGCCGCTCGCGCGGCGCCGGGCCACCTGCCCGCCGGAGGCCTTCCCAGCCGACCCGGAGCCGGTCGCGGCGCACCGCCGCGGAGGAAATGCGCCCGGCCAGGGCCGgccgccggccgggcggcggtcCCCGCACCGGCCCgccccccccggcccgcccccgcggACGG AGCTGCGCCGCCGCACCGGCCGACGGGGCCGGCCGGCCGACGGAcggcttttccttcctccctgccgACCCAGCCGTCCCGCCCCtaccgccgcccccgccggcgcCCGCGCGCCGGGGGACGAGGAGGGGCGAACCGGAGGGAGAGGCGCGGAGAACGGGAGACCCCATCCCGTAAGCGAGAACCGAAAAGGGAGCGCGGCGGAGACGGCCCCGAAGGAcgccggccgggcggcgcgCGGCGGCCTCGGCGGGGACAGAGACGAGAGAACGACGGCGCCCTCGCGCGCCGGAGACCGCGACAGAGGGGGACCGGCGAAGGAGGAGGGGGTCACAACCCCCGTTCCCCGGCCCTCCCGCCCGACGCGCGCGCGGCAGCACGGCACGGTACCCGCCGGGTACCCACCCGCAGACAGCCGCCCGCACGGGGGGGAAGCCCGGGGGCGAGGCCCGCGCCTCGCCCCCCCTCTcggccctctctctctctcggccCTCGGCGGCGCGCGTTCGACGCcgtctctctctcgctctctccccggccgccgccaccgcactgcggcgcggccccggcggggacgAGCTCCACCCCAGCGGCTCGCTCCGGGAGCGGGGAGCTACGGAGCGCTCCCCGAGTCTGCATTTAGGGGGACGAAGGCCCTGCGCGGCCGACCGCGACCGCGACGACGCCCGCCGGGCCGCAGGGAAAGGATCGAGGCCGCCGAGGGGAACCGCTCCCCTCGCCGCGCCCCTACCGCCTTCCCTCCGGGCAccggccggccgccgccgccgccgcccaccGCGGGCAACGGGCCTGCGAGGCGACCCCAGCCGCGCCGCCGGGGTGGCCCCCGGACGGCGATTGATCGTCAAGCGACGCTCAGACAGGC GGAGACGCCGCCTCGTGTGCCGTTCTTCGGAGGCGGCCCAGGCGCCCGGGCTCGGCCCGGCCTCCGCGCGGAGGGCCAGCACGGCGCGCGACGGACCGCGGGGGGCACGGCGGCCCGCCCGACCTCGATTGCACGGGACGACACACACGCACACGCGGCCGGGGGCACGACGGCCGTCGGCCCCCGCACGCGCCGGCTCCCCTTCGCCGCGCCGCGGCGCGGCCGGCTCTCCCCAGCGGCCTTGCAACGCTCGAGACGGCACGCGCCGACGACCGCACCGCCGGCGCGCCCCCCGCGGGAACCGCTCCCGTCGGAAAGGCCAGCGACCGGCGGCCGCACCCCGTCGCCGGTGCCGGAGGCGGACGCCACCGAGACCCGAGCCGGCGCCGCGGGTGCCCGaggccggccgggcggcggacccgccgccgccgcggccgccctgccgggcccaCCGCAGCCGCGTCGCGCCGTCGGGGCCCCTTCCCCCGGGCACGCGCCCGGCGGAAGGCGTACGGCGCCGAGCCGGGGGGCAACGCCCGCTCGCCGCGCTCCCACGCGGAGACCGGGCGGGGAAGCGCCCCCGCGGCTGCCCGCACGCCCTCCCTTCGGCCCACACGCGGCCGGGAAGGGCGACGGGAACGCGACGGGTGAGGCCCGGGCCGGGACGGCCGACGGCGCCGGAGGGCGCCGCCCGGcaggccgcccccgcccccccggGCGGGAGGGGGGGACACTCGCCGAGCGGCGACGCCGCCGCTCGGCACGGGGCCGCCCGCGCTCGCGGGCCTCCGCCGACGGAGGCACCGCCGAGCGCTCGCCCCAGACGGGGTGGGGGGGCGGTCGGGCCGGGGACGTCCGGCGGACGGCGCCGCCGGTGCGTTCGAGGAGAAGGCCGTCGAGGGGAGAGGCACGGCCGCGCCAAGGAGAGAGCGGCCAAGGAGAGAGCGCGGCGGGCGCCGGCGGCCGCAACCCCGCggctgaggaaaggcagagagcgCGCGCTCTCTGCCGGCATCGCCCCGGTTTCGAGGGGAGCGGGTcggccggccccgcggcacGACCACGCGCCGCGGCCTCTCCGCCGAGGCCGGGCCGCAGAGAGGGGGGGGCAGGGCGCCCctccccggcgcggcgcggttACCCGCCGCCCGCGCGCGCGGCGGAGAcgacggcggcggcgggcgcgcggcCGGTGGCAACGGACACCACCGCAGGGGATCGGCGGGAGCGGCTCCCCACCCCTCAGTGGCGCCGCGCCACCGCCCGGCGCACGCctgccgccgccggcaccgccgccgccgccgcggcggggCGCGCCGAGCCGCCCGAGTCTTTAaaccgccgcccggcccggcgggccccttTCGGCCCCCGCGGCGTTTGA